A window of Proteus columbae contains these coding sequences:
- a CDS encoding RidA family protein: MTIKRIDPEDRWSEAVIHNDTIYYTAVPENLSGDIIEQTANTLAAIDVLLQRVGSDKTKILDATIFLANKEDFAGMNQAWDAWVAKGSAPVRCTVQAQLMHPEYKVEIKIIAAM; this comes from the coding sequence ATGACAATTAAACGTATCGACCCTGAAGATCGCTGGTCTGAAGCTGTTATTCATAACGACACAATTTATTACACTGCGGTGCCAGAAAATTTATCGGGCGATATTATTGAACAAACAGCAAACACATTAGCGGCAATTGACGTTTTGTTACAACGTGTAGGTTCTGATAAAACTAAAATTCTTGATGCAACAATTTTTTTAGCTAATAAAGAGGATTTTGCAGGAATGAATCAAGCGTGGGATGCATGGGTTGCCAAAGGTAGCGCACCAGTGCGTTGTACTGTACAAGCACAATTAATGCACCCTGAATATAAAGTTGAAATTAAGATTATTGCGGCTATGTAA
- the mdtI gene encoding multidrug/spermidine efflux SMR transporter subunit MdtI → MLAQFEWWHGAFLILAVVLEIVANIFLKMSNGFSRMGLGILSLFCVLGAFSALAMAVKGIELSVAYALWGAFGIIATIAAGWILFNQRLNYKGWGGIILLLVGMVMIKFA, encoded by the coding sequence ATGTTAGCTCAATTTGAATGGTGGCATGGTGCGTTTCTGATACTTGCCGTAGTGCTCGAGATTGTCGCGAATATATTCTTAAAAATGTCTAACGGTTTTAGCCGAATGGGATTAGGAATATTATCACTGTTTTGTGTATTAGGTGCCTTTAGTGCACTGGCAATGGCAGTCAAAGGGATAGAGCTTTCTGTTGCTTATGCACTTTGGGGAGCATTCGGAATTATTGCAACCATTGCCGCGGGTTGGATCTTATTTAATCAACGACTCAATTATAAAGGATGGGGTGGAATTATATTATTACTGGTTGGTATGGTAATGATTAAATTTGCCTAA
- the mdtJ gene encoding multidrug/spermidine efflux SMR transporter subunit MdtJ — protein MIYWIFLALAIVCEVIGTLSMKYASVSGGYTGMIVMWLMIATSYIFLAIAVKKVALGVAYALWEGIGIVIITTFSVLWFGESLSPLKLGGLAMLIAGITLIKSGTKKSAVAKKTTESVKSIAGKAKHVASAVKGANKPIPANIKEA, from the coding sequence ATGATTTATTGGATATTTTTAGCATTAGCTATTGTTTGTGAAGTTATCGGTACTTTATCGATGAAGTACGCCAGTGTAAGCGGTGGTTACACAGGTATGATAGTGATGTGGTTAATGATTGCCACTTCCTATATCTTTTTAGCCATAGCCGTTAAAAAAGTGGCATTAGGTGTAGCATATGCACTGTGGGAAGGTATTGGAATTGTCATTATTACGACATTCAGCGTTCTGTGGTTTGGTGAATCACTTTCACCATTAAAATTAGGTGGTCTAGCAATGTTAATTGCAGGGATCACGCTTATAAAATCAGGTACTAAAAAATCGGCTGTTGCTAAGAAAACAACAGAATCGGTAAAAAGTATTGCCGGTAAAGCCAAGCACGTTGCCAGTGCTGTAAAAGGAGCGAATAAGCCAATTCCTGCCAATATCAAGGAGGCTTAA
- the zwf gene encoding glucose-6-phosphate dehydrogenase: MAAISTAQACDLVIFGTKGDLARRKLIPSLYQLEKAGYIHPDSRIIGVGRADWDVEAYKNVAHEALKTFLKEEINPEIWQRLSDRLDFCNLDVNETDHFIELSKHLKQDKLPAIYYFAMPPSTFSAMCQGLGHAKLNKEPNRVVMEKPLGTDLASSVSINDSVAKYFKETQIYRIDHYLGKETVLNLLALRFANSLFVNNWDNKTIDHVQITVAEEVGIEGRWGYFDQAGQMRDMVQNHLLQILTMIAMSPPADLTADSIRQEKVKVLRSLRRIDNTNIREKTVRGQYTGGFVQGKKVPGYLDEEGANKTSNTETFVAIRADIDNWRWAGVPFYLRTGKRLPSKCSEVVVYFKKPALNIFSETYQELPQNKLTIRLQPDEGIDIEVLNKAPGLDHKHRLQTTKLDLSFSETFNQTHLADAYERLLLEAMRGIQALFVRRDEVEEAWKWVDSIINAWECDNELPKPYQAGTWGPVASVAMITRDGRSWNEIE; this comes from the coding sequence ATGGCAGCGATATCGACTGCTCAGGCCTGTGATCTGGTTATCTTCGGTACGAAAGGGGATCTAGCACGCCGTAAGCTCATTCCATCATTATATCAGTTGGAGAAAGCAGGATATATTCACCCTGACTCTCGCATTATTGGTGTCGGTCGTGCTGATTGGGATGTTGAGGCATATAAAAATGTCGCTCATGAAGCGTTAAAAACCTTTTTGAAAGAAGAAATTAACCCTGAAATTTGGCAGCGTTTAAGTGATCGCTTAGATTTTTGTAATCTTGATGTTAATGAAACCGACCATTTCATTGAGTTATCAAAGCATCTAAAACAAGATAAATTACCCGCTATCTATTATTTTGCTATGCCTCCAAGTACCTTTAGCGCGATGTGTCAAGGACTAGGTCATGCCAAATTAAATAAAGAGCCTAATCGTGTCGTAATGGAAAAACCATTAGGGACAGATTTAGCGTCTTCTGTTTCTATTAACGATAGCGTGGCGAAATACTTTAAAGAGACTCAAATTTATCGTATTGACCACTATTTAGGTAAAGAAACCGTTTTAAACCTATTAGCATTGCGCTTTGCAAACTCACTGTTTGTTAACAACTGGGACAATAAAACGATTGATCATGTCCAAATTACGGTTGCAGAAGAAGTGGGCATTGAAGGGCGTTGGGGATACTTCGATCAAGCAGGTCAAATGCGAGATATGGTGCAAAATCACCTATTACAAATCCTGACTATGATTGCAATGTCACCGCCAGCTGACTTAACAGCTGACAGTATTCGTCAAGAAAAAGTGAAAGTTTTACGTTCACTGCGTCGTATTGATAACACAAATATTCGTGAAAAAACAGTTCGTGGACAATATACGGGTGGTTTTGTACAAGGTAAAAAAGTACCTGGTTATCTTGATGAAGAAGGTGCCAATAAAACCAGCAATACAGAAACATTTGTGGCAATCCGCGCTGATATCGATAACTGGCGTTGGGCCGGTGTTCCGTTCTATTTAAGAACAGGTAAACGCCTACCAAGTAAATGTTCAGAAGTTGTGGTTTATTTTAAAAAGCCTGCGCTGAATATTTTCAGTGAGACTTATCAAGAGTTACCACAAAATAAGCTGACTATCCGTTTACAGCCAGATGAAGGTATCGATATTGAAGTGCTAAACAAAGCACCCGGTCTTGATCATAAACACCGTTTACAAACAACTAAGCTGGACTTGAGTTTCTCTGAAACCTTCAACCAAACGCATTTAGCGGATGCTTATGAGCGTTTATTGTTAGAAGCCATGCGTGGCATTCAAGCGCTATTCGTGCGTCGTGATGAAGTGGAAGAAGCATGGAAATGGGTTGATTCAATTATCAATGCATGGGAATGCGATAATGAGCTACCTAAACCCTATCAAGCTGGTACATGGGGGCCTGTTGCATCTGTTGCAATGATCACCCGTGATGGTCGTTCTTGGAATGAAATTGAATAA